In Pan troglodytes isolate AG18354 chromosome 20, NHGRI_mPanTro3-v2.0_pri, whole genome shotgun sequence, the genomic window ATATAAACAACCTTTGTGCCTGCTGATGTGTACTATACAAAAGGTACACATGAACACTGGATTCAGACTGCAATTCAGAGAAATGTGTCACATTGCCATTGCAATTAGAAGATGCTTCAGAAACTCTAGAAAACCTAGTCTATAGGGTTAGAGTGATGTTTGCTAAACGAATTGCTCTAATTGAAGCAGCAGTTGTGTGACTTTAATAAGGTTCCAGGATTATACTGTCCCTTTGTTGCTGTGACTTCCTTTTGCCCTTTTCTGATTTGTCTTCATCCCCTTTTCCATGGGGCATGACTTCTTAAGAATGAGCCTTCCTAGTGATGTAGGATCAGATGAAACATACAGTCACAAAGTCATGTCTTCTACAATGCTTTCTCTGAAAGCTTTTGAAGAATCGAGGGACCAGGTGTGCTGacacagacctgtaatcccagcaggttgagagtctaaggcaggaggatcacttgaaatcaggagtttaagaccagcctgagcaacaaagggagactATGTCTCtaccaaacataaaataaatcaaattagccaggtgcagtgatgcatgcctatagtctcagatacttgggaggctaaggcgggaggaccacttcagcccaggagttcaaggctgtagtgagtacACTCCAGTCTGCGTCAGAGAGCAAGGAcgtgtctctaaaagaaaaaaaaaaaaaaaaggaaaggaaaagaacgGGGTAAGCAGGAAAGCCAAAGATCTCGGGCATCTCCAGATGATTGCCTGAACAAATAGTTTTTTCTTGGCTTCAAAACCTTTCAAGATGTATATTTCTTTGTAAAAGAAGGACATGCCAATTGTAACTTTAAGCGAGCAATCAAAATCTAGCTCCTAAAACTGAAGTATTTTAACTCTCATtctgataatatttattttctgaggcaaagaagaaagacaagatTAGATGAATTGTTTTTCTGCCCACACCATCTCTTCCGACATGCCTTATACCCTTTAATCAAATGTATAAATACTAAGCCTCCTGAAACCTCTTCAGAGAAAACACAAGCCACAGAGGTTTTTTTGCAACTCATGTATTCCCAGGGTGTACTTTCAAGTTCTGGCTCAATAAATCTCAATTTATCAAGACGCTTGCCTCAGTCAGTCATTCTGGATAACCACCATGAGTCCTGCAAAGCCCTTCAGTAATCTATTGCCTGCCTAGGTGATGTGTAAGGTGAGTCAGGTCTTCATGAGTCAAACACTcgtcttcctttctgtctttcccaACCCTACCACTCAGTGCTGTGTGCTCTGATCTGACCCCAGCTCCCAGGTTGTTTGTATTGGTCTAAGAAAGCAAGACCAGGAGGGGCAGGTTGAGAAGGAAGTAAGAAGTGAACAGCCATGGAAAGTGGCAGGTGGGGCTGTCATTGCTCAAAGCCACACACCCTGGGTGCATTTTACGAATTTTTCTGGATTCATAATCTTTTCCCTGTGTGTCTATCTAGAAACTCACCCCCCTCCTACTTTCTTCTCATCACTCTTTCTGTTTCTAGTGCCCTCATTTATGGCCAGAGAATGGCCATGTAAATAGTtgacaatagcaaaaaaaatgaCGTTTTCTGAGACTTGGAAGCTggcctttcttttttccaaaagagATTGAGGTTTCTAAAAGCTAGCTTTTATGCAGGGCTGTGCAATTGTGAGTGTAGTTTTAGGGAACAGGTGCATAAGTGAAGggtgagacagaaaacaaaatgctggCTGTTTGTCAAATCCTGAAAGTAAATGGgacaaaaatcatttttgaaGGAGGATGTCATACAGGAGACCTTGTACATCTTAGCATGTCCTCTTACCAGAAGAATTGGATGTTGAGGTTGAATTATGGATTTAGGTGACAGTGGGTATATAATTCTCTGCCTCCgtttttttttatctgtaaaaatggGGATTGTGGCCCTTGGGATTTTTTGGTGAGCACTATAGTTACCTGGAAAGCTCTTAGGatagtgcctggtgcatagtgAGTGCTGCATCAGTGTGAGCTATTATAATTATGGGAATATACAAAGGTATCACCCTGGCCATCCAGAGTGGGGAGATATTTTCTGGTCAGGGTCCAGGCAGGCCAGCTGGAGGTGAAGCTGATTAGTAGGGAAGCTTAACTTCCAGGAGTGGAAGAATTTAGGAGGAGTAAACAGAATGCACAACATTCTGTAAACATTCCTTTACCCAACAGTAGGAATACTCAGAGTTGGTGTGGCTTCCGTGGCAATCATTATCTCCTGGGAATCTAAGAATGTGTTCTAGAGTCAAATGGCTTTGATGTAAGCCAAACCCAGAAATGGGCTTCATGGCTGCCTTGCACATAGCATTCATTCATCTTGAAAAAGGAAAGCATTCATCTTGCTAAAGGAATCCCCTCTTCTGGCCCAggccattatttttgtttttgtgctaTCCTAATTTTTAAGGTGTAAGGAGAAAGACcgaagaataaaataatgaagtacaTGTGTGAAATAACAGGGTAGAATTGAGACTGCTACATGTAAGTTAAGAGAAATTGTGTATAAATTTTTGTGAACAGAAAAAGGATTTCTTGTTGCAAACAGAcctctctatataaataatacCCATTGCCTTGAGTGGATGGCAGACCGCATCACAAGAACATTCCAGCAGAGTCATGATAGAATGGTTAGTGTGGCTTCTTTAATTGGCAGGTTAGACTGAGTAAGTTACTGAAGAGAAAGGAGTTGAAGGAGAAGATGGGTGAGGGCAAGAAAAATAGGAAGGTGAAAGGAAAGGACTGAAAGGAATGATTACCAAGGGCTTATCAGGTACCAGGCCCTGTGACTAATGTCTTACACATGTTAATTTACTCTTCCACTGTCATTTTCTGATGCAGTAAGAGTCAGCCTTACActgcagatgaggaaagaggctgagggaggtcaAATGAGTGGCCCAGGGTCATCCAGCCACTTCATAGCAGAGCTAGTGTGTTTCACTGTGGTTTGCGCAGACAGAAAAGTGAGACGTGGAAGGAAGGCAAAACATTTTTGTTGTGGGTGATGTTTATGAAAGTGACCCTTATGAGGGAGAATAATGGCCTCTTAAAAATGTCCACATCCGGGCCGGGCGCAGGggttcacacctgtcatcccagcactttgggaggctgatacgggtggatcacgaggtcaggagttcaagaccagcctggccaacgtggtgaaaccccatttctactaaaaatgcaaaaattagctgggcgtggtggcgggcaactgtaatgccagctacttgggaggctgaggcaggagaatcatttgaaccttggaggcggagattgcagtgagcctagattgtcccactgcactccagccagggcaacttgagtgaaactctgtctcaaaacaaaaacagcagcaacaaaaaaaaaaaaatccacatcctAACTCTTGGAACACATGCATTTACTTTTCTTGGCAAAAACACTGTTCAAAGGTGATGAAGTTGAGTATCTTGAGATGGAAAGCTTATTCTGGCTTATCTGGGTGGCTCCCAGTGTCATCATAAGGGTCCTTGtaagtgaaagagaaaggcaGGAGGGTCAGGGTGAGAATGATGCAGCCTGAGAGACTCCACTGGCCATTGCTTGCTGTGAACATGTATGAtaagacaaaattacaactaaTTTAGTTATAGAtgtaattggcttttatttgtgatttatgATTTGGGGCAGCTCTCCCTCTACAgatgcctcagcatcccaagtatctgggactatattGTGGGAACTGGCCAGCAACCTGCAATGCAatggggctctttttttgttcccagGCAGATTGGCAGGTTGAGAAATAAAGGACgcacacaagatagtgaaagctgtgTCCAGGGGTGTCACCGCCTTCTGGTCCTGCGATGCTGCCAATGCACTGGAtacaccagcatttattattaagtttagtgagagtgggggtaggttagtgagggatttagggtcatttaTAGGCTCTCCATAAGGgtcacattccattcccagagctacagacgtctgcttttctgggataggaatcttggtaatgtgaaacctccctgactgcccatccattcataggctctctgcagggggaagcacatcacgtgctgttggctcattctggcagtccaacctggcatttttctttacacaatcctgcatacaattttgtatttacaataatcaggagcattaaAGGATGTCTTGTTATGTAAAAATGtgtcggctgggtgcggtggctcatgcctgtaatcccagtactttgggaggctgaggcgtgtggatcacctgatgtcgggagttcgagaccagcctgaccaacatggaggaaccctgtctctactgaaaatacaaaattagctgggcatgatggtgcatgcctgttatcccagctacttgggaggctgcggcaggagaatcacttgaacccagggggcggaggttgtattgagccaagattgtcccattgcactccagcatgggcaacaagagtgaaactccatcttaaaaaataaatgaagtgtgGTTGACATGATATATCTGACACTGTTAACTTACTCTCAGAAGCTACTTCTTGTGAAATCCTAAGTACAGCATTATTCTGGGAAGCAAAGGAGACAGGCATAAGCAAGGACAAATTAAGAGAGGTAAGAGTCTCATCATGATTGATAGTCTTGTTCTGACATCTTGAGAAAAGCTGTCCACAGTGTAAAGTCATCAACTTGTTGTCGTGGTTTGCAGTTTGAGTGTCTCTAAGTTATGGTGTTGAAAATTTGGTGAGCTCTTAGTGGCACACACCTCAGACACGAGGGTTTTCCGATGAAATTTACACTGATTTGTCCACCTCCAACTTATATGGCTTCAGGAACAGAGCCGCTCTTGTTCTTAATGATTTCATTGGAGAAAATTGAACTGGAAGAACTAAAAGAATTCAGGGTCCAGTCCAGTCTACCAGTGGATTATAAATACTCAATGATAATGAACAGCGGTTCAATCTGGTAACAGGTGTactacagtttttcttttcaactaGTTTTTCTCTCTGTAGGAGTCTCTAATTTTACCAAAGATAATTCCAGTAGGATGAATTTGTTTGCAAAATAGGTTGAGTCTCACCGAACTTGCCCAGACTTTTTACCTAAGTGCGGCAAGAGTAGCCGTGGACCATAGAGGCTCTTTTTAAACGTCCCTTTGCTAGAAGTTTTTAATAAGAATCTCAGATGAAACTTCCAAAAACCTCTTGAGACTGGGAAACTAAACCAAGTCCAACTTCAGACTTTGCCTGCTTTCCCTATGGGTTTATTCTATGTATATTATCAAATATAACATCCCAGTAAAAGCTTTGGTAATATAACCAATGTTTTCAAATGTGTCCTGTTATAAAGAGAGCAGATTCTTACTGAACTTGTGCAAATAACTTTATTACCATAAATCTATGAATACTCATGAATAGTTTCCCAATTCTGGGGCACTCAGAGAGCAAAAGCAAATGTTTCAATTTTTGTTTACAAAAGTATACTTTACCaattgctgaagaaaaaaatttcataaatctggagaataaaacattcaaagaatcagcacattttcaaataaaaaattatgaaaacattatCCTTTTGATTATTTAGTCCAATAACATTGAGTTTTTGTCTTCTTTGTCTTGAATTTCATGAAGGTATCAACCTGTTCTTTTTCTCAGTGTCTCTATTGTGGCAGCCAttaatgagactctgtctggtTTCCATGGCAGGGACCTGATTGAGAGAAAGCCCAAGTCAGCGCATTTCAAATTCACTACCTCCTTTACAGAGAAAGCTTCTTTCCCACAGGCTCCCAGCAAGGGTGTGAAAGCAAGCCTAGTTCTCCGAGGCTCTCTTTAACTCCAATGGGTGACTGGTTGGAGGATTCCCCGTCAGAACTGCATTGGTACCTaaaacttctttctctttctttttcacagGAATCAGCTCTGCATAGCGGTCTGTGGGTTCTCCCATGCTACCTTCATGCCTGCCCCACATTCCCTCACAGGTGTCTTCCCTGATAAATTATCTTGTAGGTCTAATCCCATCTTGGATGCATCTCAGTTGGTAAAAACTAACATACCAGGCTTGATTCTTTGCacttagctttttttctttctctcccacaaGTAGTCAGTAGCCTTGTTCTAGTGTTTTATGTGTTACCTCTTTTTCCGTATATATGGAAAAAGGAAGGTACTTTTGAGGGGcacttcctgtgtgccaggccctgtgctaaatactttacctgtatctcatttaatccacacaataACCCTGTCAGGTagacattatttccattttgctgaTGAAAAGACAGAAGCTTAGCATGGTGTAAAAACTTTCCTGGTGTCATATGGCTAGTGACAGGTGGATCTGAGATTTCATTCTAGGACTATTTGATCTCAAGCCTAAAGATGATGGTAGTAATATAGCAGCTGACATTGGTTCCTCTGTGTGTGGCATCTTGTTTCATTGACTGCATTAAACCTTTAAAAGAATGGTATGAAGAAAGTACTCTTATTGCAATTTTCAGGTGAGGAATCAGGGGTTCAGAGAAGTTGAGTCTTGTGCAAGAAATTTATAACTGTAAActcttacattaaaaaagaagaaagatctcaggTCAACAACCTACTTTAATACTTCAGGATAcgaaagaagaacaaactaaacccaagcACACTGAATGAGGGAAATAATAAGGATTAGAGTggatataaataaaatggagaatggaaacagaatagagaaaattaatgaaaccaaaagttgattcttcaaaataaaatcaacaaaattgacaaccaTTAACTAGAttggctaagaaaaaaagagaaaagtataaagttactaaaatcagaaatgaaaatggactcTGAGCATGGTGGGTCATGTtttaatcctagcattttgggaggtcacaGCAGAAGGATTTCTTGAGACCAGGTGTTTGGGCCAGCATAGGTAACCTggggagatgctgtctctacaaaaaaaaaaaaaaaaaaaccaattagctgggcatgttgacatgcacctgtagtcctagcatcttgggaggctgaagaaggagaattgcttgagcccaggaggttgaggctgcagtgagccataatcacaccactgtattccatccTAGGCTGGCctacagagtgagagtctgtctctctctcttaaaaaaaagaaaagaaaaatgaagtgatTACTACCAattctaataaaataatgattatgaaagtactataaataattttattccaataaattggataacctagatgaaatagacaaactcctagaaacacacaaaaatatgaatataactaTAATCAGTAATAAGATTGAATCaataaaagcatttgatgaaattcagtattttttcataataaaaacattctAAGAATGGAAGGCAACCACCTCAACATAAAGGCAATATGTGAAAAAcccaatgttaacatcttacataacggagaaagactgaaagctttccctgTATGAGCaggaaaagacaaggatgcctgctattgacacttttattcaacatagtattgaaaggtCTAATCAGAAAAATTagggaagaatttttaaaaagacattcaaattgGAAGGAAggagtaaaattatttctgtttatagataACTTGaacttatatgtagaaaatcctaaagatggAACAAAcctattagaattaataaataaattcagtaatgttgcacaatacaaaatcaacattcaaaCATCAGTTGTATTTCAATACACTAACCATGAACAATCTgaagggaaattaagaaaaaaaaaattcaatttatattaacatcaaaaagaataaaatatttaggaataagtttaaccaaagaggtgaaatgaTTATACCTGAAATCTACAAAgtattgctgaaagaaatgaaagatgacaTCAATAAATTGGAAGACATtttgtgttcatgaattggaagactcaatattgttaggAGGACAGTGCTGCCCAAAGTGAGCTGCAGATTGAATACAATTCCTATCAGAATCTCAGTGACACTtttgcagaaaatgaaaaatctgtcctaaaatttatattgcATCTCATGACTCTAAATAGACACACAGCTTTGAAGaggaagaatgaagctggaggactcacacttcctgatttcagcaTTTACTACAAAGCCCCAGTAATCaatacagtgtggtactggcataaaggaGGAcatagaaattaatgaaatatcatAACCCAGAAAGAAATGCTTGCATATATGGCCAAATGATTTTCATCGAGTGTGCCAAGATCGTTCAATGGGGAAGGGACAGTGTTCTCACCAAATGATATTGGGAAAGGTGGATATCCAAGGGCAAGAAGAGTGGAACCTTTACCtaacaccatgtacaaaaattaacccacaatagatcaaagatctaaatgtaagagtaAAAACTAtacaactcttagaagaaaaacttCATGATAGTGGATTTCACAGTGATTTCTTTGTTGTAACaacaaaagcataggcaacaaataaaatggataaatcagACCTCATAAAAATCAAAACCTTTTATATAGCCCATGCAAAGTTCCTCAGCATCACGAATACTTagagatatgcaaattaaaaccacaatgttaCAACACCTCACACACTTTAGGATGGCTTTgataaacaacaacaatgacagcAACACTAAACAACAGGTGTTTCCAAGTAGATGGAAAAATTGGAGCTCTAgtgcattgctgatgggaatgggAAATGTTATAGCCACTGTAAAAAGTGGTGTGgctgtttttcaaaaaattaaacaataaattaccatttgatccagcaattccacttctggacaTACTCCCTATAGAATTGaaagaaatttgaagaaatatttgtacacTGATGTACAGAGAAGCATTACTCACActagccaaaaaatggaaacaactgaaAAGTCCATTGAAAGATAAGTGGGTAGGCAAATGAGATGTATCTATACATTGAAATGTTATTCAACCTTAACGAGGCAGAAAATTCCAATACATCATGcaaaatggatgaaccttgaagatattatgctaactgaaataagccagacacaaaaggataattattatataattccatttataaaagaTAGAGTAGCCAGttacatagagacagaaagtagaatggtgggtgcTAAGGGTTAGGGGGAGAAGGAGTGAGAGTTATTGTTTATTGGGTACAGAGGTTTAATATGGTAAGAGgacaaagttctggaaatggatagtgtGATAGTTACACAACACTAAATTGCACACTTAGTTAATGGTAAGTgtaatattagatatatataaagTGTCTCGTAGTCTTACCCTCTCTATAATTACACACTTTTTGGCATTGCCCCTTTCCTGCCATGCAGAGCCCCAGGGGTGAATCTCCCTATTTCTCTAGCTCTGCATCAGTCACTGTCCTCCGTGCTGTGTCCCACGTGCTGTGCCCAAAGCCTCATACAGCTGGTGACTTCAGAGCCAGGACGCAGCTCAGGAGTCAGCCCTGAAGCTCCCTCTCTTCTTATTTCCCTGTAGCCTGGCCTGGGGGAGGCTTGGCTTCAACTGGAAGCTCGATTTAGCCAACTTCAGGACAGGCCACCAGGGCCCTTTCTCCACACATGTTGGTTCCACCCCAGGTGGAGtcaggcagggccaggccagtCACCAGAGGAGCCCGGAGCAGAGCAGGAAGCAGAGTCTGAGCTGCTCCTCCCTCACCCAAAGGGATTCCTCCTCTCATTTGGGGGAAAAGTGTGAGCTTGTTTCAAAGCCTCAGATGTTCCTTGTAGCTCATGGAGTAGGTACAAGAAAACAAagacatggcagaaggggatgtGTCGGTGACAGCAAGAAGCAACTTGATCTTGAGGACTCTCCTTCTTGTCCCTCTGTGAAGCCTCTTCTACCACATAGGGCTCAGGGCTGATAAAGCCCCCTCTCTACCTTTCTCAGGCCAGACACAAGGTCAgccatgagaaaacagaaaaacaagcagaagaGAGTCTGTAGAGACAAATTGGGAGGGTTCAGGAGGAGAATTTGGGATTTGCTTGTGCCCATAGGACACAGGCTGGGAATACAAATGTTTTCCTGACTCTTCTCTGAAAGGCAGATAGACTCCACATAAAACCCTATTGCCAAGGATGCTGGGATCCACTTACCAGAGACTTTGACTATCATGGATTTGGAGATTTCCTTGCCAGTGGCTGAGTTACGAACAGAGCAAGCATAGAGCCCGCTATGATTTGTAGTAATTTGGGGGATAGAGAGCTTTTGTCCTGATTGCTGAAACTTCCCATTAATTGTCCAATAATACTCTGCCGGTGGGTTAGAGTCCGCAAAGCAGGACAAGTCGAGGTTTTCTCCTGAACGGTAATAGGTGAATGAAGGGTAAATTCTGGGGAGGTCTGGACCATCTGGAGGAAAGAGAATAAAGCCACAGGTGATGTCATCCGAGGGAAGGGGATGTTCCTGGTGTCTTAAAGGGACACAGTGACCCTCTGAGCCAAGACACACCCTCAAGTGCCAGCCAAATCCCATCTATGTTCACTGAGCCAAAGCCTGAGGTATTCACCTGTTTCTCTCATTACAAGCTGTGGGCCCCTAGTCTCCCATGACAAGAGGGCCCCTCCCTTCATATTCTTGGTTAAGTCTGTGCCTACCCAGGTTTTCCCAGGGCAGGGAGTCATGGCCAGGTCTGATGTCCAGAAGTAAAGTTGTCTATACTTGGACCGGAGAGAGACTGAGAGGCCTGGCCTCTGGTCGTTTGGAGTTAAGCTGGTGTCCTGGCCCACAGAGGAAAAAAGGATACTCACAGAGGACATTCAGGGTGACTGGGTAACTGCGGATGCCACCATATCGGTCCCGTATTTCACACTGATAGGGTCCTGTTTCATTTCTCGTGACACTGGGTAGAATGAGTATCCTGTTTTCAATGGGTCGCTTTACCCTGGGACTGACCGGGAGGCTCTGACCATTTAGCCACCAAATGTAGGTGTAGTTCCGACTCTTAGGTTCACAGGTGAAGGCTAACACATCCTTCTTCTCCCTGGGGTTTAAGTTGTTGATGGTGATGTAGGGCATGGGCAGCTTCGCTGTGTGGATAACAGAGAGAAGATTGTCCTGTGTGGCACCTTTGATTCCTCCACAGGCATCCTTCCATCAGAGTTGGCATCTCCCACCTGTAAACCCACATGAGTCCTTGAAAACCAGTAGCTGGTGCATGTGTCACAGGACAGATGCATGATGATCTAAGGGCTCAAAGACTGTGAGGCCTCCTGCTCTGTCTTAGGGAAGCACAGACTTTCTGAAGTGTCCATTGAGCAGCAGTGTTGGGTCATGGACAGACACATCAGTAGGAGTCACAGCCCCTGGTACCCCTCCCAGTCCCTCCTTAATCAGTTGACTGGCTGGCTCACCTTGGGTTCCTTACCTGGAATGTGCAACTGCTGGGCCCCTTCCAAATTCCATCCTACTTTGCCCCCCTAGATGTGATTTCTCTGCAGCTTCCATTTCCAAGGACATTCTAGAGATGAGTAATAATGGGACTTCCCATTGTCCTGAAACCCTGAAGATACTGAGCAGCCTGGCCTGGGACTGGATGTTTCAGCAGAAATAACACAGGGAAGACCAGTGCAAGCCTGTAGGTCAGTTCAGTCATCAGGCACTAGAGGCACCAGGTGGGGCAGTTTTTTTGCAGGTGTTTCATGATGACTTACTTGAACCAGTGACCTCTAAAGATAGAGCAGAGTGCAAGGAATGATCTAGAAAGAGTGAAGGGGACAGGCAAGGGCTGGTGGCTTTGGAGCAGAAGCATGTTCCCTGTCCTGGGTTCTTTAAGTTTCCTCTCCTTCTGCAGAGGGCAGGTGAGGACCATGTGGATCTTTCTAGAAATACATGTGGACATTTGCAAATGCAGAACTGACTGGTGGAAAGGGTGGGAATGAACTGCTGGAAATCTAGTCCTCATGGACCATGTGTGTTTGATGGATATGAGACAAATTTGGAGAGAAGttttgcaaatcttttctttcattggACATTCTACTCTCTGATTTCATGGGTTCCACGAATCTAGGCACCTCATGTAAGTTGATTCCAGATTGAATATGAGACGAGGCTgctggttgccaggagctgggagtggggagaatcAGAAGTTGTTCATGGGTGTGCAGTTTCAATTATGCAAGTTGGAGaggttctagagatctgctgtagaGCTTGATGCCTATAGTTCACAGAGATTATCTCTTATGCATAAGTTTTAGGACaaaaagtgttttggatttctgaTATTTTTTGATTCTGAAATATTTGTCATATACTTACTGGtttagcatcccaaatctgaaagatTCAAAATCTAAAATGATTCAATGAGCATTTCTTTTCAGCATCAGATTAGTAGGCAAAAGTGGGAGGTGATAAGCCAGATATATTCTtgcccttttttttctctcaccaTGTTTGTAGCTTGGTGATTAGTTTTCGGTGAATTCCATAGTGGCCATGCTGCACTCGTATATTTTTGAAGGCTTTGGGATGTGAGAAAGGCTGATTGCTATTTTCTATGTCATCAGAACTTTCCACCTTTTCTGGTTGCATCTTTTTCTCAGTGTTTGTGTTGTGGCAGTCATTAAGAAGAGCCTGTCAGTTCAGATTTAGGACAGAGTTTTCTAAATTCTGCAAAAAATGTTACTGGGATTCTGGTAGGcgttgcattgaatctgcaacTCAATTGGGTAGTATTGTCTTTCTAACAATATTgcttcttccaatccatgaaaatgAAATGTGTTTCCATATATTGATAtcgtctttaatttctttcagcaatgttttgtagttttcagggtATAATCATTTGACCTTTTTGGTTAAacttattccaaaatattttattccttttgatgttAATGTGAATTGAAATTCTTTCCTTAACTtcctttcagattgttcattgttagtgtatagtcTAAAGAATGATCTAGAATGAGTGAAGGGGACAGGCAGAAGCTGGTGGTTTTGGAGCAGAAACATATTCCCTTTCCTGGGTTTTTGATTTT contains:
- the LOC100612876 gene encoding pregnancy-specific beta-1-glycoprotein 6 isoform X2 codes for the protein MGPLSAPPCTQHITWKGLLLTASLLNFWNLPTTAQVIIEAQPPKVSEGKDVLLLVHNLPQNLTGYIWYKGQMRDLYHYITSYVVDGQIIYGPAYSGRETVYSNASLLIQNVTQEDAGSYTLHIIKRGDGTGGVTGYFTVTLYSETPKPSISSSNLNPREVMEAVRLICDPETPDASYLWLLNGQSLPRTHRLQLSKTNRTLYLFGVTKYIAGPYECEIRNPVSASRSDPVTLNLLPKLPMPYITINNLNPREKKDVLAFTCEPKSRNYTYIWWLNGQSLPVSPRVKRPIENRILILPSVTRNETGPYQCEIRDRYGGIRSYPVTLNVLYGPDLPRIYPSFTYYRSGENLDLSCFADSNPPAEYYWTINGKFQQSGQKLSIPQITTNHSGLYACSVRNSATGKEISKSMIVKVSGKWIPASLAIGFYVESICLSEKSQENICIPSLCPMGTSKSQILLLNPPNLSLQTLFCLFFCFLMADLVSGLRKVERGLYQP